The stretch of DNA cgagcggcgcgctcgaggaggtcaagggcctcgtcaccggcgccaaccaggacgccgcgatcggcaAGGCgtgcctcctcggcggcgtcgtcgccgccgacgccctcatCCACCTCCCGGTGCTCGGATTTTTCCTCCCCGGCCCCGCCGAGTTTgtcggcaccgtcgccgcgacgctcttGGCGGCCAAGTACTTCGTCACCAGGGAGGCGAGCTACGAGGAGGACATCAAGgacttcgccgcgtccatccccgcgggcgtTCCCGACGTCGCCTCCACGGTCGTCGAGCCAATCACCAAATTCGTCGGAGCCGTGaaggcgcccgacgccgacgcgctcgtcggagATTTCAACGAGTGGTTCAACGGGTTGGACGACcccgtcgaggagatcgcgcccaaggcggcggcgtttggcgcgtgcgtcgccgtgtCGTACGTCGCGCACTTCCCCGTCCTCGGTCTCGTGCTCCCGCgggtgctcgagctcgtcggcgtgtACGTGTGCGGCGGGGCGGTTGCCAGGTACGGCGAAGCCGGGACCGTTTCGCTCAAGGCGGATTTGATCAaggtgggcgacgacgcgggcgccatcgtcAAGTCCGTCGTAAGCAAGTGAGGGTTGTTTCGTCGGGAGGTGGACGGGGAGGTGCGGACGGAGAGGGTCCGGCGCGGTTTGTGACACTTAGACGAGCGTGTAGTGTTGAGACGAGACTCGCAGACACACATTTTCCCGAACTCGCAAGGATCTGATTCTCCGGGACACGAAACGCCCAGCCGTGAAAACGTCGAGGGCTCGACCGAAGATCTTCACTGGCGGAGTGGGATGGAGCTGCCCGAggacctcgtcgagcgcatcgcggagacgtgcgtgcgcgcggggggtctCAAGGAGTGGTGCCGCTCCTGGCGCGGCACGTGTCGGCGCTTCTCGTCGTTGCGGTGGttcgaggcggtcgcgaggggcggcgtGCCGCTGGCCGTGGTTCCGAGCGATCGGTGTCCCACCGTGCAGCTCGGCgtgagccgcgcgaggagcgcgacggaggacgcggtggcgcgcgcggccgcgacgcgacgcgcgctctCCCGCATCGCCGGAAGaagcgaagacgacgacgacgacgacgacgacgacgacgacgggtgggaTGTCCTCGGGACCGGGCCGACGGTCCTGGTCACGCCCGGGGTGCACCGCGAGAACGTGCGGCTGACGCGAACATGCGCGCTCATCGGGTGGGGCTCGCGGGGTTCCGCCGTCATCGAGGGCAGCGGATGGGAAcccgccctcgcgttcgcgggtCTCGGCATGTCCGAGCGCGGGACGGGCGACACGATGGGCTGGAGCGTCGGCGACACCGGCGAGAGGTCCGTCGCGTGCAACCTATCGATTCGCAGTCGTAACCGCGCGCAAGCCTTCGCGGTTGCCGTGGTGAACGGCGCACCGAAGTTCGTCCGGTgcgacctgcgcggcgggctTCTCGTGCTCGGGTGGAAgacgtcccccgccgcgctcgcgtgcgtcgttcgcgacggccGGGGCTGCGGAGTCAAGGTGACCGATcacggcgaggcgaggctcgACGGATGCGTCGTGGAGCGATGCGGGACGCACGGCTTGCTCCTCGAACGGGGCGGCCGGGCGGTGCTCGCCGGCCGCACGGTGGTCAGGGATAACGATTTAGAGGCTGTGCTGCACACGCCGGAcacggacggcgtcgcgctggagggCGAGGGTGTCGACCTCGGACCTCCCGccatcgtccgcgtcggcgtgcgaAAAtacgactccgacgacgaggagggagACTCGGGTCACGTCTCGGTGGTGGTTCGGCCGAACGTGCGGAGGCTGCGGGTCGGGGCGGAGACGTTGGAGCACCTGCACGGACACGCGCCGGATTACGCCTGGCTCAAACGCGGGGGGTTctcgttcgacgacgacggcggagacgaggactacgaagaagaagaagcgacGGGGTCAGACTACGACGAAGAAGAGACGGGGTCAGACTacgacttcgacgacgacgacgaaggcgtcTCCGCGTCTCCGCGTATTAATGAACCATATAGGGAATAGCGTAGCGTAAAGTATAGGGTAGTAGTCCACGGATCGTAGCGAgaagcgccgcgcgtcgtcgtcgtcgtgtgACTCTTCGTGAAACTCGCGTAAAcctcgccgtcaccgtcgtcgcgagcgcatcgtctccgcgcacgtcgcctgaagctccgcgatggacgcgagccacgcgccgtcggcgacggcgtccgggtCACCGCGCAGCACCGGATCGTTCGTCAGCCGACGCAAAATCGCAAACTCCGCCTCGGTCAACGCCTCGATCGACGCCTCAGTCAACGCCGGGGAGTCGGGGAGCGGGTCGGACGGGACGGGTTCGGCGCCGGATGCCGGAGGccgccccccgtcgcgacgtttCCCTTTCGACGCGAACACGCGCGATGCACCACGCGAATGGGGGggcggctcggcgagcgcgccttTCGACAGCGCCGATCGatcggagacggcgcgagcggcttcGAGAATAAACGGCGGGAACCCCGCGATTTTCGCCGCGTGCATCGCGCACGACCCGAGGGGAGCGGGGCCGGGCGATAGCTCGTACGTGAACGCCACCTCGGGTTCTGTATCGTCGGGGGTTCGatccccgcgcgggtcgacgacgacggcgcccatGTGAAACTcggagacgccgcgggctcgaaCCGATTCGCGAATTTCCTCGGAGATTTCCTCGGACGattgcgccgccgccgggtccgccgccgggtccgccgccaggtccgccgcgagcgcgtggtaGTGCGTGGCGAACAAACACCTGCTCCCAcgctccgccaccgcggacgcgacggcgtacGCGATGGCGTACCCGTCCGCCGTCGAAGTCCCGCGACCCAACTCGTCGATGACGAGCAAACTTTTgtcggtcgcggcgttgagAGCAGCTGCCGTCTCAGACATCTCCGCGAAAAAGGTGGAAACCCCCGACCGGATCCCGTCCCCAGCGCCCACGCGGCAGtacaccgcgtcgacgacgtgcagctcgcacgcggacgcgggaaCGCGACAcccgacgtgcgcggcgacgacggcgagcgcggcttgCCGAAGCAGCGTCGACTTGCCGCCCATGTTGGGCCCGGTGAGGagcatcgtcgacgcgtcgccgccgatgccgcccagcgcgacgtcgttgCGAACGAACGTGCGGTAGTTTTCCGCGGATTTAACCAGCGGGTGCCAGCTGCCTTTCAGCGCCAGACGGTTGCgtccggagccgccgccgccgccgtcgtcgtcgtcgttggcgcGGTTCTGTTTGCAAAATGGTTCCAGGAAAACCGGCCTGCAAAACCAaccggtcccgccgcccgcgcggccggcgacgcggtcacCCCTCGGTCCCGTGCGCACGGCGAACGCCTGCAGCACGTCCAggtccgcggccgcgctcaCCACCTCCCTCCACTCGTCGCGGCTCTTGGAAAAatccgtcaccgccgcggacgtccatgtagccgccgctcgcgatgcGAGtctgacggcggcgacggcgcaaGCCTCGTTCCCCTCTTCGTCGAaccggagggcgtcgcgaagggcgtcgtcgaacgcgaggCACTGACCGGGCGATggaagcgcggcgaggtcgccgagagcgccgccgccctcttcGAAGATCCAtccgacctcggcgcgcgcgcccttcTTTGACGATTTTGTCTTTGAAGCCTTCTTCCGAGCCTTCTTAGCAGGCTTCCTCGGAGCCTtcctcgcctcgagctcgggctcgggctcggacgaCCCGGACTCGTCCGCTCCTCCGtagacgcgcgccgcgtactcgcgggtgcgcgtgagcctcgcgcggagcgcgctcgcggcgggcgccgcccgctcgcCCAACTCGAAAAAATCCGAGAGTAAACCGCACTCGGGaccgtctccgccggcgccctttGAGTTCCCCAGCGACGCCAGCGCAGACGCACATCccaccacggcgtcgaggccatCCACGAACACGCCCACCTCCTTTCGTTTCGACGCGAAgaacgcgatcgccgcctcgccgagcgcctccgaTGGATCATATGAACCGTCGCGAAACCGTTCAACGTCTGAACAGGGGCTCGAACCCGACCCCCCGACCGAGTCGAGCCTCCGTCGGAAGACGCCATCGTCGGAAAACGCGTTAAACCGCGGGTATGCATCGATTGGgctcatcgcgtcgtcgtccgatgGATATGAACCGTCGCGAAAGCGCCCGGGTCCCTTTGAAACGTCCCTATGAAAGGTACCGAACCCGTCGTCCCAAACCGACGGGGCGGACTCGCGAAAGCGCCCGGGTCCCTTTCGCCCAAACGCGTTCGACTCGAGATCGCGAAGCACGGACGGGCACCGGCGGCTGGCGCCGGagtcgccgccagctgtgccgcaGCCGAACGCAGCCGAGACGACGCATCCGCCAATCGGAGCTGTTTGCGCCAATCCGTAGCCAATCGGAGCCGTTTGCGCCAATCCGTAGCCAAtcggaggcgccgcgtcgcgatccagcgcgtccctcgcTGCGTCAGCCGCGTCAGCCGCGAGCCCGACCGACCTCGCGattccccgcgccgcgtcaaCGCCACCACGCACAGCCGTGTCCGCCAACGACGCCCGGATAAAAGCGCAATCCTCCCCGAAGGaatcgacgagctcgtcgagggcgtcgagcctctcgccgacggcggcggcgtccgcgaggggcTGGAGGATCCACTCGCGGAGCCTCCTGCGACcgggggcggtgacggtggCGTCGAGGAAGTGCAGGAGCGAGCCgttgacgtcgccgtcgtcgccgcgaacgaggtgGAGGGAggacaccgcggaggcgtcgagtCGGACGACGTTTGGtccgcgggcctcgccgaACCTCCGGGAACGCCGACGGTTCGGTTTAGGGTTCAGGGTCGAACCTAAACCTAAACCtaagccgtcgtcgtcgatgtcgtcgatgtctacgtcgatgtcgtcgtcgtcgtcgtcgatgatgATGTCGTTtgatcgccggcgcgccggcgttggGGATggcggctcctcctccgtaCCCACGAGCAACTTTCGGAACCTTCCCTGGCAGagcgtctcggcggcggctccggtcCACGCCAGGTGACGAACGGCGTACGCCAACGCTTCGAAGgcgacatcgcgcgcgtctcgcagCGCCTCCGGTAGACGCTCTTTCTCGCGCGGTGAAGTTGAACGGCGGTCGACGCCTCCGAAatgcgccagcgcggcgagggtatCCTCCGGCGTAAACTCCGGCGCCCGAGCGCCCCCTGTttaaaaaaaaccacgtcagtctaattgcccatacgaaaatgaaaataaactcaccgcgCTCCACAAAGCGAAAGGCGCACCCGTCGGgcaggtccgccgcgcgcctgcgcagcgccgcgagcgtgcgCGCGGACAGAGACCCTTTATTCGTCCGCGTTCGAGACGCGATCACCTCCCTCGGTTCAAAAACCGCCAGCagcgtggcgagcgcgtctcTGGCGGGGGAATCGACGAAGCCGCCCACGACaatctcgcccgcgtcggcgtctacgagcgcgacgccgatctcgacggcaccctcctcggcaccctcctcggcacccgcctCGTCGACACGGACGGGtacctccgcgagcgccaggaggaacctcgcggcttcctcgCGGGTCAAACCCCGGTCCAGCGCCGGCGTGTAAATCGCGGTAACCTCGCGTTCGATGATCCCGCCCTTGGATCCTttggcaccctcggcacccttgGCACCCTTCGATGATCCTTTGGCACCCttggcaccctcggcacccttagcgctgccagctgtgccgccgccctcgcgcctcgccgtctcctcgaccctcgcgacggcgtacCCCTGACCGAGGAGcttcgccgcccacgcgtcgAAGTGGTCCTTGTGGCACCCCACCTTTTGCATGAACCGCGCGGGCTTGCCGCTGATTCGCAGGCCGACGCCCACACCGACTTCGGAGTCGACGTCGAACATGTTGTAAAAGGAGCCGTGCCTGCACATGACGACGCAGTCCATGAGCGACGCCTTGAGACGCCAGAACTGGCGCGTGAACTTGGGAAACGGCTCCAGCTGTGTctctccgacggcgagggagctcggttcgaaggcgtcgaggccggCTGAGGCGAGCGTCGGGCTGTACGCGTCCacgggcctcggcgcgccggtcgcgtcctTTGGGTTCGCGAGCCActcgggtcgcgcggcgccgcccgcggggatgtgatcttccccgtcgtcgtcgcccggggctcgcgccagcgcggccgcgagcgccgcggcgaaggcgcgctttcgctcgagcgccccggcggttgccgccgcgggagggggcgccgcgggcgcgaaggaCCGGTCGcggagcgagcgcgcgggggacgggggcgacggcgggcacCCTCGGGGACGCGCGTTCTCCAGCGGCGATGCGGTGTCGATGAGGGTCtcagcggcgcgcgctcgctcgcctccggcgtcgccccccggcgggggcgccgccgacgaccctcCGTACGTCTCGTTtctcccgcgccgggcgagcgcctcctcgcgcttgcGCCGTATCCGTTCGCGCTGttcgtcggtgagcgcgaggggcgccgaggcccgaCGCG from Micromonas commoda chromosome 3, complete sequence encodes:
- a CDS encoding predicted protein, whose product is MELPEDLVERIAETCVRAGGLKEWCRSWRGTCRRFSSLRWFEAVARGGVPLAVVPSDRCPTVQLGVSRARSATEDAVARAAATRRALSRIAGRSEDDDDDDDDDDDGWDVLGTGPTVLVTPGVHRENVRLTRTCALIGWGSRGSAVIEGSGWEPALAFAGLGMSERGTGDTMGWSVGDTGERSVACNLSIRSRNRAQAFAVAVVNGAPKFVRCDLRGGLLVLGWKTSPAALACVVRDGRGCGVKVTDHGEARLDGCVVERCGTHGLLLERGGRAVLAGRTVVRDNDLEAVLHTPDTDGVALEGEGVDLGPPAIVRVGVRKYDSDDEEGDSGHVSVVVRPNVRRLRVGAETLEHLHGHAPDYAWLKRGGFSFDDDGGDEDYEEEEATGSDYDEEETGSDYDFDDDDEGVSASPRINEPYRE
- a CDS encoding predicted protein codes for the protein MLLTGPNMGGKSTLLRQAALAVVAAHVGCRVPASACELHVVDAVYCRVGAGDGIRSGVSTFFAEMSETAAALNAATDKSLLVIDELGRGTSTADGYAIAYAVASAVAERGSRCLFATHY